In a single window of the Limnochorda sp. L945t genome:
- a CDS encoding electron transfer flavoprotein subunit beta/FixA family protein, translating into MHLVVCVKQVLDPEMSPRDFAIDPATKRPVAGKAPLVISTFDEIAVEVALKLREAAGSGTVSALSLGPKSADEVLRKAMAMQADRAVRIEPGSLGEPDAVQTASALAAAIRERLWPADVVFFGRQAGDTDGGQVGLMVAEILGLPVVTHAIGVRPGEGGKLLVERETRDGVEVVEVAAPVVVTVTNAPSNVPRIPKVKDVMAAHRKPIDVVELPALPVPEESRQSWAEIADLFVPAQDHRCRMMEGDSVEARVDALVRAILDLKVL; encoded by the coding sequence ATGCACCTGGTGGTCTGCGTCAAGCAGGTCCTGGACCCCGAGATGTCGCCGCGCGACTTCGCCATCGATCCCGCCACGAAACGCCCGGTAGCCGGGAAGGCGCCGCTCGTGATCAGCACGTTCGACGAGATCGCCGTCGAGGTGGCCCTGAAGCTGCGGGAGGCGGCCGGTAGCGGCACGGTGAGCGCCCTCAGCCTGGGCCCCAAGAGCGCCGACGAGGTGCTGCGCAAGGCCATGGCCATGCAGGCCGACAGGGCCGTGCGCATCGAGCCCGGCAGCCTGGGTGAGCCCGATGCCGTCCAGACGGCCTCCGCCCTGGCGGCGGCCATCCGGGAGCGGCTGTGGCCGGCCGACGTGGTCTTTTTCGGCCGGCAGGCCGGCGACACCGACGGCGGCCAGGTCGGCCTGATGGTCGCGGAGATCCTGGGCCTGCCCGTGGTGACCCACGCGATTGGGGTTCGCCCCGGGGAGGGTGGCAAGCTCCTGGTCGAGCGGGAGACTCGCGACGGCGTCGAGGTCGTCGAGGTGGCGGCTCCGGTCGTGGTGACCGTCACCAACGCGCCCTCCAACGTGCCCCGCATCCCCAAGGTGAAGGACGTGATGGCGGCCCACCGCAAGCCCATCGACGTGGTCGAGCTGCCGGCGCTGCCCGTGCCCGAGGAGTCGAGGCAGTCCTGGGCGGAGATCGCGGACCTGTTCGTTCCGGCCCAGGATCACCGGTGCCGGATGATGGAAGGCGACTCCGTCGAGGCCCGGGTCGACGCCCTCGTCAGGGCCATCCTCGACCTCAAGGTCCTGTGA
- a CDS encoding electron transfer flavoprotein subunit alpha/FixB family protein, whose product MSVVAVVLAPEGTPGSGVDELMGCAVEAARATGGELLALVLAGTERTALAPTAERLWRLGARRVFAAADPALRDSDAGALVAALAGLVPETGASVAVLDGDPLGAQVGPRLAMRLGAASVTEVVEVRGVDGQILWVRPIYGGKAMAAVRARRPRTVAVVRPRVFRAPAAMQEGPVPADAVVHLSLPAGALGGARPRVVERRAGSSEGQKLEDARVIVSGGRGVGGPEGFEALRRLAEVLGGAVGASRAAVDAGWAPAHLQIGQTGKIVAPDLYVAVGISGASQHLAGVSGARHVVAINKDPEAPIFRAAELGLVEDYRKVLPLLTDRLAQALGRGGDAARAS is encoded by the coding sequence ATGAGCGTCGTCGCCGTCGTGCTGGCTCCGGAAGGCACCCCCGGCTCGGGGGTCGACGAACTGATGGGCTGCGCCGTCGAGGCGGCCCGGGCAACGGGAGGCGAACTCCTGGCCCTGGTGCTCGCCGGCACGGAGCGCACTGCGCTCGCCCCCACCGCCGAACGGCTCTGGCGGCTGGGGGCGCGGCGCGTGTTTGCGGCCGCGGACCCGGCCCTGCGCGACTCGGACGCGGGCGCCCTGGTAGCGGCCCTGGCCGGGCTGGTGCCGGAGACGGGGGCGTCCGTGGCCGTCCTCGACGGGGATCCCCTGGGCGCCCAGGTGGGGCCCCGGCTTGCCATGCGGCTGGGGGCGGCCTCCGTCACCGAGGTGGTGGAGGTCCGAGGGGTGGACGGCCAGATCCTGTGGGTGCGCCCGATTTACGGCGGCAAGGCCATGGCGGCCGTCCGGGCCCGGCGGCCCCGCACGGTGGCGGTCGTGCGGCCCAGGGTGTTTCGCGCGCCTGCCGCGATGCAGGAGGGGCCCGTCCCCGCGGACGCCGTGGTGCACCTCTCGCTGCCGGCCGGCGCGCTCGGAGGGGCGCGGCCGCGCGTCGTGGAGCGGCGTGCCGGCTCTTCCGAGGGGCAGAAGCTCGAAGATGCCAGGGTCATCGTTTCGGGCGGGCGGGGCGTCGGCGGGCCAGAGGGCTTCGAGGCGCTGCGGCGTCTCGCCGAGGTGCTGGGAGGGGCCGTCGGTGCGTCCCGGGCCGCGGTCGACGCCGGCTGGGCGCCGGCTCACCTGCAGATCGGACAGACCGGCAAGATCGTGGCACCGGACCTCTACGTGGCGGTCGGGATCAGCGGCGCCAGCCAGCACCTGGCGGGAGTCTCCGGGGCGCGCCACGTGGTGGCCATCAACAAGGACCCGGAGGCCCCGATATTCCGGGCGGCCGAGTTGGGCCTCGTGGAGGACTACCGCAAGGTGCTGCCGCTCCTGACCGATCGCCTGGCACAGGCGCTCGGGCGAGGCGGCGATGCGGCCCGGGCCTCCTGA
- the rpsD gene encoding 30S ribosomal protein S4, whose protein sequence is MARTVAARHRMCRRVGEPLCGLPDCPALKRPYPPGQHGRIARRRASQYGLQLMEKQKLKFLYGVTERQLRNYFERATRARGRTGERLLQYLETRLDNVVYRLGLAPTLPAARQLVVHGHIRVNGRKVDRPGFAVRPNDEITVRERSKTLQPVTQGLEQRAAPPPYMELDRERLRGRLLRVPSREEMPVKVDESLVVEFYAR, encoded by the coding sequence ATGGCCCGGACCGTTGCGGCCCGTCATCGGATGTGCAGGCGGGTGGGGGAGCCCCTGTGCGGGCTGCCCGACTGCCCTGCGCTGAAGCGTCCCTATCCTCCCGGACAGCACGGGCGCATCGCCCGCAGGCGCGCCAGCCAGTACGGGCTGCAGCTCATGGAGAAGCAGAAGCTCAAGTTTTTGTACGGCGTCACGGAACGGCAGCTGCGCAACTACTTCGAGCGGGCCACCCGCGCCCGCGGGCGCACGGGCGAACGGCTGCTGCAGTACCTGGAGACCCGCCTGGACAACGTGGTCTACCGGCTGGGGTTGGCGCCCACGCTGCCGGCTGCCCGCCAGCTCGTGGTGCACGGTCACATCCGGGTCAACGGGCGCAAGGTCGATCGACCGGGCTTTGCCGTGCGGCCCAACGACGAGATCACCGTGCGGGAGCGCAGCAAGACCCTCCAGCCTGTCACCCAGGGCCTGGAGCAGCGGGCCGCTCCTCCGCCTTACATGGAGCTCGACCGCGAACGGCTGCGCGGGCGGCTGTTGCGCGTGCCGTCCCGTGAAGAGATGCCGGTCAAGGTCGACGAAAGCCTCGTGGTCGAGTTTTACGCTCGCTGA